In Streptococcus parapneumoniae, the genomic stretch CCAATTGTTTTTCACCAGAAGATAATTGATTTAATTCAATTTTTTTCTTCTCTCTGGAATAAATAGCTATGTCTAAAGAGGACTGATCGTAAACAAACTCTTTGTTAATGAAGTATTTGTTCACAACATCAACAAATCGTTTAATTCTATTATCTATATCACTTAATTTTGAATAATTTTCCAAAATTTTGTTTAATAGATTCATAAGATACTTATCTTTATCCTCTGAAAAACTATCTTTTTCAAATTTATCTATAATAATATCAATTGTTCTCTCTTCAACTTTACTCCCTAAACGACTCAATGCAATTCTAATTGTTTCGGAATCAGATTTTTTAAGTTCTGAAAATTCAAAAGCATTGTCAGTAGTATATTCATTTAACAAACCTGTTGTCATTTGTTCATAGTTTTGGCTTGTAACTGTTTTTATACCGTATAAAATATTATCAATCTGTTTTTTTACATCTTCCATTCCAAAATTTATCAAATTTTCTTTTATTTCTTCACGGAATGGCAGGTCGGTAATATCATTGCTTGCAAAAATCTCTTCTTCAATTCGCCTATAAGTTGGGAAGTACAATATTTTTTTATCTTTTTTAAAAGCCTCTATTCTACTAACAAAAGTTTTAAAAGGATTCTCATACTCACTAATACTTGAATGACTTATATGTGAACTATCATATATAGTGGCTATACAATATACAAAATAATTATAAGGCATATTAGATGTAACTCTATTTTTAAAGTGCAATTCTCTGAGATTTAAATCTTTAAAATTAGTAGCATTTCTTACTTCGTCAATAATTAATTCATCTATATCACTTACCCATCTCTCAAATACAATATCATTACCACGGGTACTTTTTGCTTTTAGTACTCTACTGAAATCTAGATTTCTAAATTGCCATAATGAATACTTCAAATAAATCTCATCTTCATAAGGAGAATCAATATAATCCAATACTTCATCTTTAGAGAATTCAATTATCTCATTATCATTAAATTCAATAGAGATTGTTGTAAAATCAAATTTTTTAAGTTCAATATAGTTACCACTTAGTAAATAATATAAAATATTTAAAACAGTAGTCTTACCAACACCATTCTCTCCTACAAAAATATTAACAGCATTATTAAAATGTATACTTACCGTCTTAGAATCATGTAATCCTTGTATTTTAAAGCTTCTCATATAAACCTCCATTCGTCCTATTATACCAAAAAACACGGCATTACACCGTGTTTCTGTGTTTATTTCACCAACTTCTTCATCTCATCAATACGTGCTACGGTCGCATCGTATTTAGCTTGGTAGTCGGCTTGTTTGTCGCGTTCTTTTTGGACGACTTCTGGTTTGGCGTTGGCTACGAAGCGTTCGTTAGAGAGTTTCTTACCAACCATATCCAGTTCTTTTTGCCATTTGGCGAGTTCCTTGTCGAGACGAGCCCGTTCTTCTTCGACATTGAGGAGGTCTGCGAGAGGCAAGTAGATTTCTGCTCCGGTGATGACGCTTGACATAGCGAGTTCAGGTGCAGGGATGGTTGATGCGATTTCCAAGTGTTCTGGATTTGTGAAACGTTTGATGTAGTTGACATTGCTGTTAAAGAAGGCTTCCAAGTCGCTATCGCTAGTCTTAACAAGGATAGTGATAGGTTTGCTTGGTGCTACGTTTACTTCCGCACGCGCATTACGAACGGCACGGATCAAGTCTTTGAGGCTTTCCACACCAGTGTGAGCAACAAGATCTTCAAAGGCTGGATTGACAGTTGGGTATTCTGCTGTCACGATAGAGCCTTCTGAGATTTGTCCAAAGATTTCCTCTGTCACGAATGGCATGATTGGGTGGAGAAGGCGAAGGATCTTGTCCAAAGTATAAAGAAGGACAGAACGTGTGATGACTTTCTCTTCTTCATTATCGCTGTAAAGGACTTCCTTGGTCAACTCAACGTACCAGTCCGCGAACTCATCCCAGATGAAGTTGTAGAGGATGTGCCCAGCCACACCAAATTCAAACTTGTCAAAGTTGGCAGTAGCTTTGCCGATGGTTTCATTGAGGTTGTGGAGAATCCAGCGGTCTGTGACATTTCCAGCTTCCTTATTGGCAACTTTTTCCACATTGGCAGTTGCTTGCTCAAGGGTCAATCCTTCATTGTTCATGAGGATGTAGCGCGAGATGTTCCAGATCTTGTTAATGAAGTTCCATGAAGCATCCATTTTCTCGTAAGAGAAGCGCACGTCTTGGCCTGGTGCAGAACCGTTTGAAAGGAACCAACGAAGGGCATCGGCACCGTATTTCTCGATGACATCCATTGGGTCAATCCCGTTACCGAGGGACTTAGACATCTTGCGTCCTTGCTCGTCACGAATGAGACCGTGAATCAGCACGTTTTGGAATGGCTGACGACCTGTGAATTCCAAGGATTGGAAAATCATACGAGACACCCAGAAGAAGATGATATCGTAACCTGTTACCAAGGTTGAAGTTGGGAAGTAACGTTTGAAGTCTTCTGAGTCGACATCAGGCCATCCCATGGTTGAAAATGGCCAAAGGGCTGAACTGAACCAAGTATCCAAGACGTCTTCGTCCTGAGTCCATCCGTCACCTTCTGGAGCTTCTTCACCGACGTACATTTCACCCTCAGCATTGTACCAAGCAGGGATTTGGTGACCCCACCAAAGCTGACGAGAGATTACCCAGTCGTGGACATTTTCCATCCATTGGAGGAAGGTATCGTTGAAACGAGGCGGGTAGAATTCTACCTTGTCTTCTGTATCTTGGTTAGTAATAGCATTCTTGGCCAATTGGTCCATCTTGACGAACCATTGCGTAGACAAGCGTGGCTCAACCACAACACCAGTACGCTCTGAGTGACCAACACTGTGGACACGTTTTTCGATTTTAACGAGGGTACCGATTTCTTCCAACTTGGCAACGACTGCCTTACGAGCTTCAAAACGGTCCATACCTGCAAATTCGAAGGCAAGCTCATTCATAGTTCCGTCGTCGTTCATGACGTTGACTTGTGGCAAGTTGTGGCGTTGACCAACCAAGAAGTCGTTTGGATCGTGAGCAGGTGTTATTTTAACAACACCAGTACCAAACTCAGGATCTGCGTGTTCGTCGGCCACGATTGGAATTAGTTTATTAGCGATTGGAAGGATGACGCTTTTTCCGATCAAGTCCTTGTAGCGTGGGTCTTCTGGATTTACCGCAACCGCAACGTCCCCAAACATGGTCTCAGGACGAGTTGTCGCAACTTCAAGGGCGCGTGAACCGTCTTCCAGCATATAGTTCATGTGGTAGAAGGCACCTTCTACGTCCTTGTGGATAACTTCGATATCAGAAAGGGCTGTGCGAGCTGCTGGGTCCCAGTTGATAATAAATTCACCACGGTAGATCCAGCCTTTCTTGTAAAGGTCCACAAAGACCTTACGAACAGCTTTTGACAAACCTTCATCAAGAGTGAAACGCTCACGAGAGTAGTCTACAGAAAGCCCCATCTTGCCCCATTGTTCCTTGATAGTAGTGGCATATTCGTCTTTCCATTCCCAGACCTTGTCGAGGAATTTTTCACGACCTAGGTCATAACGCGTAATGCCCTCTCCACGCAAGCGCTCCTCAACCTTAGCCTGAGTGGCAATACCAGCGTGGTCCATACCAGGAAGCCAAAGCGTATCAAAACCTTGCATCCGTTTTTGACGGATGATGATATCTTGAAGAGTCGTATCCCAAGCGTGACCAAGGTGAAGCTTACCAGTTACATTTGGTGGTGGAATCACGATTGAATAAGGCTTGGCTTTTTGATCGCCTGAAGGCTTGAAAACATCAGCATCAAGCCATTTTTGGTAACGACCAGCCTCAACCTCGGCTGGATTGTATTTAGGTGAAAGTTCTTTAGACATGTGATTGTCCTTTCTAGTTAATATCTTTAAATAAAATTAGTATGTAGAAGATAGGCCTTGATTCAGCACATCTGATTTTTTCAGTATCTTCTATTAGCAAAAAAGAAACTATATAAAAATTTTACATTAACTTTCTCTCATTATCTTCAGAATATGTTTATCAAAGTCCGATAGAATTTTTTGAGTTCGGTTAAATTTTTCATACTCTTGGATGGCTTTTGAGTCTGCTTGTTTCTTGGAAATACTTCCTTTTCCTTCTAAAATTTCGTACTCATTAAAAGATAGAAAACGATCAATACTATCTGCCAATCCTCGCATTGTAAAAGTATTACGGCGCTCAACCAAACCCTCAATATAATCAAAATAGGCTGTAACAGTTCGCTCTAGTTGTCGAATTTCTTTTTCTTGCAAATAATTTTTGGCTACCGTTACATCTGATTTGAGAACTCGTCCATCAGGTGCATTCTTCCAAGTAGTTAATCCCATTTTTTCTTTACTAGCATCGGCTTGCTGATAGATAATTTCTGCAGCAGTACTTCCAGTAATTGCATAATGAAATTTATTTTGCACCATAGCATAGAAATTTTTAGTAATATCTGAGTTTTGATCATAATCTATGGCACATTCAGCAAAGATATCCGTGATTTGTTGATAGATTCGGCGCTCGCTAGAACGAATAGAGCGAATTCGTTCTAAAAGTTCACGGAAATAATCTTGTCCGAAAACTGTCTGTCCTTGTTTCAAGCGTTCATCATCTAAAACAAAACCTTTGATGATAAATTCTTTCAAGGTCTTGGTTGCCCAAATTCTAAATTGAGTAGCCTTGCTGGAATTTACGCGATAGCCAACTGAAATGATAGCATCCAGATTGTAATATTCAAGTTCACGCCGAACAGCTCTATTCCCCTCTTGTTGAACCTGTGCAAATTTTGCACAAGTTGACACCTTATCCAACTCACCACTATCATAAATGTTTTTTAAGTGCTTTGTAATGACACTTCGTTCAACTCCAAAGAGCTCTGCAAGACCTTTTTGAGTCAACCAAAGATTTTCATCTTGTAAAAGGATATCTAGCTGAACGTCGCCATTTGGTGTAGTATACAGGATGAAATTAGAAATTTCATTCAAGACAATTTCACCTCCCCCCTTCCATAAACAATTACTTCTCTTTCTTAAACTTTATGCCGTTTTCTTTCAGCTTTTTAACGGTTACGGGACCAATCCCCTTCAAAGCAAGAACTTCTTTTTCAGTCCATTTTTTGAAATCTGAAGACCTACGAATCCCATTTTCAACAAAGATGTGAACAAAATCCATCCGAATTCCCTTCATTTTTTCCTCGCTCATAAAGGCGTACCAGTCGTTTACCTTGGATAAATTTCTTATCATACTGGAATGATTCGAAAATACTGGTTTACGACAGAACTTCTTGGCCTCGTTTGTTAGAAATTTTGTTAAAATAATATTTTCTAGTAAATAATCAAACAGAGGATACAAACTAGCTTGTAGCGATTCAACTGAATTTGGACAATAGCATTCTTGATCTTCTATATCTATAACTTTGAATTGCCAATCTTCCTCTATAAAGAATTCAACAGCTTCATCATTGATTTCCACTAATTTTGCAAATAGCTGACTTGCTTCCTCAATTTTTCCTTGAGAAAAAGCAGAGATGATGGCATGAATAAGAATCGTATCATCCCGTTTCCCTTTATTCAATTCTTCACGATAGAAACGCTCAACCTTTAGTTCCTGACCAGTAATATGATACAAGGAAAGCATACAGAAGACAAAATTAGGAGGAAAACGGTCTGGTCGCTTACTCAAATATAGGTTAATCAATTCTATAGCCTTAGAATTGAAGTTCTCCTTCATATGATACTCAATCAGAAACATCAGAGCAGACAGGATAGGGCGGGCTTCAAAATAATTCCAACTATTGTATCCATTCATTTTCCATTTTTCTAAAACTAGAACTTCAAAATCCAATACTTTTTTAAAAGTTGACAAATCAAAATCTTCAACTTCTGATAAGAATAAATGAAAATCAGCAGCAAAATAATCTGGATTTATTTTTAAAACTTGCTTTAACAGTTTATTTCGCTTCTGTGTATTCGGAGTATGCATAGCTTCTCTAAATATGGCATGATCCTGATTCCAATCAAAAGTCCTATTTTTCAGTTGGTAATTGATTAGCTGAACATCTGGATACTCTCCGTGTTCATCAGCATATTGCATCACTGCTGTATGTAGTTCATCGAAATTTTGAATGGTACGACGTTCTACAAAAGTTGGATTTTTGGCCATGATTTCTGTCCAAGCAGCCTCTTCTTCAGAAATAACTTTGATATCCAACTTTTGCTGGCGTTTTAATTCTTTTTTTCTATTTTTCTTTTTAGCCATCTATTTTCTCCTCTAACTCATTCTTCAATAGGTCCTATCTCAACTGTATTGAATATTCTTACAGCCTCGAATACAGGTTTTAATGGTAAATCTCAGCTTCTTTGTGATTCATTTGCTTTGAAGGTTGTACCCTAGGTGTGATTAAGGTAGAGTTTTCTAGTTACGTTTGGTGGTAGAATCACGAACGAAAAAGGTTGAGACTTTTGAACTTCTTGAGTCTTGAGAACGTCTTCATGAAGTTGTTTAGATATGTGTGTGTCCTTTCTCTATTGTATTCATTTTATCTTGAATCTGCTTAGCAGCTTCTTTTGCAGTCAAACTCGTATTATTTATTTTAAAGTAGTGGTGCAACTCATTCGGTTGATGTTGGGAATTTAATTGAAGGGTTTCAGCTGTCTCTAAAATTTCTCTTTCAGATACCTCAATATGTCGTTTTAAAGGTTTGTGCTTTAATCGATTCTCCGTTCGATTTCGATGTAAGCGCTCCTCAAGACTTGTTTCCAACTCCACAAAAAGAATCTCTTGATGATAGTCATCCAACAAATCCTGAATTTGCTTCAAATACAACAGCTGGTACTGATTTGAAAAATCAATTACGTCTGTTAAAATTACTGATCGCTGATTTCTTACACTTGCTCCAAGGAAAGAAAAGGTCATTCCACGAACAAATTCCCACATTTCCTCTGTAAAGTCCTGATAGATTTCTAGTGCAAAATCGATGGCTTGATGGTTATAAAATAGGGTAGCATCCGTCAGTCGAGATAACTCTTGACCAATCGTCATTTTCCCAGAAGCCGGAGCACCAATGATGAAAAGATGCATTAAATCACCTCCCACTCACTTCTCAGCAAACCATATATCAGACTGTCACAGCGGTTTCCTTGAACATCCTTTCTGTCTCTTATTCGAGCTTCGAGGGTAAATCCAAGTTTTTCTGCGACTCGTTTACTTTGGAGATTGTAACCAAAGCAAGTCAGCTCAATCTTATGAAGACCTAGTTCTCGAAAAGCTAGATCAATCAATACACGAGCTGCTTCTGGCACATAACCACGACCCCAATAGTCTGGATGCAAGGTATAACCAAGCTCTAGCACATCATCCGCATGGCGATGGTTGAAGTCAACAGAACCAATGACTTTATCAGTCCCTTTGACGACAAGCCCATAGCCAGCTGGGAGATTTTCCTTTTGATTGCGTTCTGGAAGAATATGCTCCAGATAATAAATCTCATCTTCCAAGGTCTTGACGGGCGGAAATCCTGCTGGATAGGCGACCTCTGGGAGACTAGCGTAGGCATGAATATCTTCGGCGTCAGTCACTGTACGAACTCGTAGGACGAGTCGTTCGGTTTCTAATTGTTCTGGAAGTTCAGTTATTGTCA encodes the following:
- a CDS encoding AAA family ATPase — translated: MRSFKIQGLHDSKTVSIHFNNAVNIFVGENGVGKTTVLNILYYLLSGNYIELKKFDFTTISIEFNDNEIIEFSKDEVLDYIDSPYEDEIYLKYSLWQFRNLDFSRVLKAKSTRGNDIVFERWVSDIDELIIDEVRNATNFKDLNLRELHFKNRVTSNMPYNYFVYCIATIYDSSHISHSSISEYENPFKTFVSRIEAFKKDKKILYFPTYRRIEEEIFASNDITDLPFREEIKENLINFGMEDVKKQIDNILYGIKTVTSQNYEQMTTGLLNEYTTDNAFEFSELKKSDSETIRIALSRLGSKVEERTIDIIIDKFEKDSFSEDKDKYLMNLLNKILENYSKLSDIDNRIKRFVDVVNKYFINKEFVYDQSSLDIAIYSREKKKIELNQLSSGEKQLVSIFSKILLEDKETIVLFDEPELSLSIEWQKEFLVDISNSNSLFFLVAVTHSPFIFENLFDNVSDFEVFSGDKNYDEE
- a CDS encoding valine--tRNA ligase; the protein is MSKELSPKYNPAEVEAGRYQKWLDADVFKPSGDQKAKPYSIVIPPPNVTGKLHLGHAWDTTLQDIIIRQKRMQGFDTLWLPGMDHAGIATQAKVEERLRGEGITRYDLGREKFLDKVWEWKDEYATTIKEQWGKMGLSVDYSRERFTLDEGLSKAVRKVFVDLYKKGWIYRGEFIINWDPAARTALSDIEVIHKDVEGAFYHMNYMLEDGSRALEVATTRPETMFGDVAVAVNPEDPRYKDLIGKSVILPIANKLIPIVADEHADPEFGTGVVKITPAHDPNDFLVGQRHNLPQVNVMNDDGTMNELAFEFAGMDRFEARKAVVAKLEEIGTLVKIEKRVHSVGHSERTGVVVEPRLSTQWFVKMDQLAKNAITNQDTEDKVEFYPPRFNDTFLQWMENVHDWVISRQLWWGHQIPAWYNAEGEMYVGEEAPEGDGWTQDEDVLDTWFSSALWPFSTMGWPDVDSEDFKRYFPTSTLVTGYDIIFFWVSRMIFQSLEFTGRQPFQNVLIHGLIRDEQGRKMSKSLGNGIDPMDVIEKYGADALRWFLSNGSAPGQDVRFSYEKMDASWNFINKIWNISRYILMNNEGLTLEQATANVEKVANKEAGNVTDRWILHNLNETIGKATANFDKFEFGVAGHILYNFIWDEFADWYVELTKEVLYSDNEEEKVITRSVLLYTLDKILRLLHPIMPFVTEEIFGQISEGSIVTAEYPTVNPAFEDLVAHTGVESLKDLIRAVRNARAEVNVAPSKPITILVKTSDSDLEAFFNSNVNYIKRFTNPEHLEIASTIPAPELAMSSVITGAEIYLPLADLLNVEEERARLDKELAKWQKELDMVGKKLSNERFVANAKPEVVQKERDKQADYQAKYDATVARIDEMKKLVK
- a CDS encoding virulence RhuM family protein, translating into MNEISNFILYTTPNGDVQLDILLQDENLWLTQKGLAELFGVERSVITKHLKNIYDSGELDKVSTCAKFAQVQQEGNRAVRRELEYYNLDAIISVGYRVNSSKATQFRIWATKTLKEFIIKGFVLDDERLKQGQTVFGQDYFRELLERIRSIRSSERRIYQQITDIFAECAIDYDQNSDITKNFYAMVQNKFHYAITGSTAAEIIYQQADASKEKMGLTTWKNAPDGRVLKSDVTVAKNYLQEKEIRQLERTVTAYFDYIEGLVERRNTFTMRGLADSIDRFLSFNEYEILEGKGSISKKQADSKAIQEYEKFNRTQKILSDFDKHILKIMRES
- a CDS encoding AAA family ATPase, translating into MHLFIIGAPASGKMTIGQELSRLTDATLFYNHQAIDFALEIYQDFTEEMWEFVRGMTFSFLGASVRNQRSVILTDVIDFSNQYQLLYLKQIQDLLDDYHQEILFVELETSLEERLHRNRTENRLKHKPLKRHIEVSEREILETAETLQLNSQHQPNELHHYFKINNTSLTAKEAAKQIQDKMNTIEKGHTHI
- a CDS encoding GNAT family protein, translating into MTITELPEQLETERLVLRVRTVTDAEDIHAYASLPEVAYPAGFPPVKTLEDEIYYLEHILPERNQKENLPAGYGLVVKGTDKVIGSVDFNHRHADDVLELGYTLHPDYWGRGYVPEAARVLIDLAFRELGLHKIELTCFGYNLQSKRVAEKLGFTLEARIRDRKDVQGNRCDSLIYGLLRSEWEVI